One stretch of Pseudopipra pipra isolate bDixPip1 unplaced genomic scaffold, bDixPip1.hap1 HAP1_SCAFFOLD_407, whole genome shotgun sequence DNA includes these proteins:
- the LOC135408393 gene encoding integrin beta-1-like: protein MFLPCRCNEGRIGRLCECSTDEVNSEDMDAYCRRENSTEICSNNGECICGQCVCKKRENTNEVYSGKYCECDNFNCDRSNGLICGGNGICKCRVCECFPNFTGSACDCSLDTTPCMASNGQICNGRGTCECGTCNCTDPKFQGPTCEMCQTCLGVCAEHKDCVQCRAFEKGEKKDTCSQECMHFNMTLVESRDKLPQPGQPDPLSHCKEKDVDDCWFYFTYSVNSNGEANVHVVETPECPSGPDIIPIVAGVVAGIVLIGLALLLIWKLLMIIHDRREFAKFEKEKMNAKWDTGENPIYKSAVTTVVNPKYEGK, encoded by the exons ATGTTTTTACCTTGCAGATGTAATGAAGGACGTATTGGAAGACTCTGTGAATGTAGTACAGATGAAGTAAATAGTGAGGACATGGATGCTTACTGCAGGAGAGAGAACAGTACAGAAATATGCAGTAATAATGGGGAATGCATCTGTGGACAATGCGTAtgcaagaaaagagaaaacaccaATGAAGTGTATTCTGGCAAATACTGTGAATGTGACAACTTCAACTGTGATCGATCGAATGGTTTGATTTGTGGAG GAAATGGTATCTGCAAATGCAGAGTGTGCGAGTGTTTCCCCAACTTCACTGGCAGTGCCTGCGATTGTTCCTTGGACACTACACCATGTATGGCTTCTAATGGGCAGATTTGCAATGGAAGAGGAACCTGTGAATGTGGCACCTGTAATTGTACAGATCCCAAATTCCAAGGCCCCACATGTGAAATGTGTCAGACTTGCCTCGGTGTCTGTGCAGAGCACAA GGACTGTGTTCAGTGCAGAGCTtttgaaaagggggaaaagaaggacACCTGTTCCCAGGAATGTATGCATTTCAATATGACACTGGTAGAAAGCCGGGACAAGTTGCCGCAGCCCGGACAGCCCGATCCGTTGTCTCACTGCAAAGAGAAGGATGTTGATGACTGCTGGTTCTACTTCACATATTCTGTCAACTCGAATGGTGAAGCCAATGTCCATGTGGTGGAGACCCCAG AGTGCCCCAGCGGTCCTGACATCATTCCCATCGTAGCTGGTGTAGTTGCTGGAATTGTTCTTATTGGACTTGCATTATTATTGATTTGGAAGCTACTAATGATCATCCATGACAGAAGAGAATTTGCTAAATTCGAAAAGGAGAAGATGAATGCCAAGTGGGATACG ggTGAAAATCCTATTTACAAGAGTGCAGTGACAACTGTGGTCAATCCTAAGTATGAGGGAAAATGA